Genomic segment of bacterium:
TTACCTCCGCCCCCATCTCTTTGAGCTGTGCTATCGCCTTTCTGACGGCGCTTTCGACTTCCGGGTCCATGCCCTCTACGAAATATTCCTTCGGCACTCCGATGCGGAGTCCCTTTACGTCGGGATTAAGGGCCTTCTTGAGGTCGAAAGCGGGCGGGTTCAGCGAGGTCGAGTCCCTCGGGTCGAAACCCGAGATGGCCTTAAAAAGGATCGCGGCGTCCTCGACGTCCCGCGCCATCGGTCCGATCTGGTCGAGGCTCGAAGCGAAGGCGATAAGGCCGTAGCGGCTGACCCTGCCGTAGGAGGGCTTCATGCCGACGATGCCGCAGAAGGCGGCGGGCTCGCGGATGGAGCCGCCGGTATCGCTGCCGAGCGACATGGGGACTTCGCAGGCCGCCACGGAGGCGGCGCTGCCGCCGCTGGAGCCGCCGGGTACGCGGGTGAGGTCCCAGGGGTTCTTTACCGGCCCGAAGGCGGAGTTCTCGTTGGAGGAGCCCATCGCGAACTCGTCCATGTTGAGCTTTCCGGGGAAGATCGCCCCCGCCTCGCGGAGTTTCGCAACCGCCGTCCCGTCGTAAGGGGGGATGAAGTTTTCGAGTATCTTCGAGGCGCAGGTCGTCCGAACGCCCTTCGTCACGAGAAGGTCTTTCAGCCCCACCGGGATGCCGGTGAGCGGCCCCGCCTTGCCGGAAGTTATCCGTTCGTCCGCCGCCTTCGCCTGTTCGAGGGCGAGGTCCGCGGTGACGGTCAAAAAGCAGTTAAGCTCGCCGTCGATCTCTTCAATGCGCCCGAGAAAGGCCTTGGCGACCTCGACGCTGGTGACCTCTTTTTTATCGAGAAGCCCGCGCAGCTCGTGGCCGGTCTTTTTTACAAGTTCCTTCATGCGCCCGCCCCCTCGTCGATGACCTTGGCCACGCGGTAGCAGCCCTCCTCCGGG
This window contains:
- the gatA gene encoding Asp-tRNA(Asn)/Glu-tRNA(Gln) amidotransferase subunit GatA, translating into MKELVKKTGHELRGLLDKKEVTSVEVAKAFLGRIEEIDGELNCFLTVTADLALEQAKAADERITSGKAGPLTGIPVGLKDLLVTKGVRTTCASKILENFIPPYDGTAVAKLREAGAIFPGKLNMDEFAMGSSNENSAFGPVKNPWDLTRVPGGSSGGSAASVAACEVPMSLGSDTGGSIREPAAFCGIVGMKPSYGRVSRYGLIAFASSLDQIGPMARDVEDAAILFKAISGFDPRDSTSLNPPAFDLKKALNPDVKGLRIGVPKEYFVEGMDPEVESAVRKAIAQLKEMGAEVKEVSLPHTEYAVAVYYIIATAEASSNLARFDSVRFGMRVDGKDLIDTYRETRAAGFGMEVKRRIMLGTYALSAGYYDAYYRKAQRVRTLIARDFAEAFREVDVICTPVVPSVAFRHGEKIADPLQMYLSDIFTIPLNLAGLPGLSLPCGFTKEGMPIGLQMMAGFLQEETLFRAAYAYEQANDWRRIPALGEVK